In Pseudomonas lalkuanensis, the following are encoded in one genomic region:
- the wrbA gene encoding NAD(P)H:quinone oxidoreductase, translated as MKKVLVLYYSMYGHIERMAESVAEGARSVPGVEVTLKRVPETMPEDLARKAGAKLDQAAPVASPQELADYDAILFGTPTRFGNMSAQMRNFLDQTGGLWVKGALIGKIGSVFTSTGTGGGSETTITSFWHTLAHHGMLLAGLPYSAPELTDISELRGGSPYGAATVAGADGSRMPSAKELALAKFQGAHVATLASKMQ; from the coding sequence ATGAAGAAGGTCCTGGTGCTCTATTACTCGATGTACGGTCATATCGAACGCATGGCGGAATCGGTCGCCGAAGGTGCCCGCAGCGTTCCGGGCGTGGAAGTCACCCTCAAGCGCGTGCCGGAAACGATGCCCGAGGATCTGGCCCGCAAGGCCGGCGCGAAGCTGGACCAGGCCGCGCCGGTGGCCAGTCCACAGGAACTGGCGGACTACGACGCGATCCTGTTCGGTACACCCACCCGCTTCGGCAACATGAGCGCGCAGATGCGCAACTTCCTCGACCAGACCGGCGGGCTCTGGGTGAAGGGGGCGCTGATCGGCAAGATCGGCAGCGTCTTCACCTCCACCGGGACCGGCGGCGGCTCGGAAACCACCATCACCTCCTTCTGGCATACCCTGGCCCACCACGGAATGTTGCTGGCCGGGCTGCCTTACTCGGCACCGGAACTCACCGACATCAGCGAACTGCGCGGCGGCTCGCCCTATGGCGCAGCCACGGTGGCCGGTGCCGACGGCTCGCGCATGCCAAGCGCCAAGGAACTGGCCCTGGCGAAGTTCCAGGGCGCACACGTGGCGACCTTGGCTAGCAAGATGCAGTGA
- a CDS encoding DUF1328 domain-containing protein, whose product MLSWALTFLVIAIVAAVLGFGGIAGTAAGIAKILFVIFLVLFVVSFIIGRRAP is encoded by the coding sequence ATGTTGAGCTGGGCACTTACTTTTCTCGTCATTGCCATCGTTGCCGCCGTGCTGGGTTTTGGCGGCATCGCCGGGACCGCCGCGGGCATCGCGAAGATCCTCTTCGTCATCTTCCTGGTGTTGTTCGTGGTGTCCTTCATCATTGGTCGACGAGCGCCCTGA
- a CDS encoding MarC family protein produces the protein MEILGIAVLIFLVTDPFGNIAIFIAALKGVAPERRLKVALRELLFALALLLLFLTFGDKILSGLGLSRESIAIAGGIILFIIALRLIFPRPEGVLGDLPGGEPMLVPLATPAVAGPSALAVLMTLRNTHQGELWELYVAVILAWACTALILLQAAFLQRFLGDRGLMAVERLTGMLLIMLSVDMLLDNLQSVLHLNP, from the coding sequence ATGGAAATCCTCGGCATTGCCGTTCTGATCTTTCTGGTCACCGACCCCTTCGGCAACATCGCCATCTTCATCGCCGCGCTCAAGGGAGTGGCCCCCGAGCGCCGCCTCAAGGTGGCCCTGCGCGAGCTGCTGTTCGCCCTCGCCCTGCTCCTGCTGTTCCTCACCTTCGGCGACAAGATCCTCAGCGGATTGGGCCTGTCCCGCGAATCCATCGCCATCGCAGGCGGCATCATCCTCTTCATCATCGCCCTGCGGCTGATCTTCCCGCGCCCGGAAGGCGTGCTCGGCGACCTGCCCGGCGGCGAGCCGATGCTGGTGCCCCTGGCCACCCCGGCGGTGGCCGGCCCATCGGCCCTCGCCGTGCTGATGACCCTGCGCAACACTCACCAGGGCGAACTCTGGGAACTCTATGTCGCGGTGATCCTGGCCTGGGCCTGCACCGCCCTGATCCTGTTGCAGGCTGCGTTCCTGCAGCGCTTCCTCGGTGACCGCGGCCTTATGGCCGTGGAGCGCCTGACCGGCATGCTGCTGATCATGCTCAGCGTCGACATGCTGCTCGACAACCTGCAAAGCGTCCTTCACCTGAACCCATGA
- a CDS encoding DASH family cryptochrome has protein sequence MRRALLWLKQDLRLDDHPALQAALQADRLLPLYVFDPALLRPSRFGARRLGVHRARFLLESLAALDAGLRQHGSRLMVVQGHAELVIPALVEHLGLDEVLTLEEIAPYERDELRRVRHALGVQLSELPGNNLLREEELPRPLNELPSAFNQFRDLLETRIHVFQPRPAPYSLPPLPSGAASLMEPLPTLSRLGLGEPLGVPATAFPFAGGEPAALARLRDYLWETQGVHQYLESRNGMIGNAYSSKLSPWLANGSLSPRRVAAELHRLEAQHGRSESTQQLRMELLWREFFRWTLLRYGNALFRADGLKATARAPKNLDERYLHWCNGRTGMPLVDASMREMMATGWMSNRGRQIVAAYLVNDLQQDWRYGAAWFEEHLLDYDPASNWGNWAYLAGVASDPRRALAFNALRQARQYDPEATYVSLWLPELRGLPIEQRHTPFMLSELQFAGLDYPRLEHIPETWKPYLSSAA, from the coding sequence ATGCGCCGCGCGCTGCTCTGGTTGAAGCAGGATCTCAGGCTCGACGATCACCCGGCGCTGCAGGCGGCGCTCCAGGCCGATCGCCTGTTGCCGCTCTACGTCTTCGATCCCGCCCTGCTTCGTCCCTCGCGGTTCGGCGCGCGCCGGCTCGGCGTGCATCGCGCGCGCTTCCTGCTGGAAAGCCTGGCGGCGCTGGATGCCGGCCTGCGCCAGCATGGCTCACGGTTGATGGTGGTGCAGGGCCACGCCGAACTGGTGATTCCCGCCCTGGTGGAGCACCTCGGACTGGATGAGGTACTGACCCTGGAAGAGATAGCCCCCTACGAGCGCGACGAGCTGCGCCGGGTGCGCCATGCCCTGGGCGTGCAGCTGAGCGAGCTGCCGGGCAACAACCTGCTGCGCGAGGAAGAGCTGCCCCGTCCCTTGAACGAGCTGCCCTCGGCCTTCAACCAGTTCCGCGATCTGCTGGAAACGCGCATCCATGTGTTCCAGCCACGCCCCGCCCCCTACAGCCTGCCGCCGCTGCCCAGTGGCGCAGCCAGCCTGATGGAACCACTGCCGACCTTGTCCCGCCTGGGCCTGGGCGAACCCCTCGGGGTGCCGGCCACCGCCTTTCCGTTCGCCGGCGGCGAGCCCGCGGCACTGGCGCGGCTGCGCGACTACCTGTGGGAAACCCAGGGCGTGCACCAGTACCTGGAATCGCGCAACGGCATGATCGGCAACGCGTACTCGTCCAAGCTGTCGCCCTGGCTGGCCAACGGCAGCCTGTCGCCGCGACGCGTGGCCGCCGAGCTGCACCGCCTGGAAGCGCAGCACGGCCGCAGCGAGTCCACCCAGCAGTTGCGGATGGAGCTGCTTTGGCGCGAGTTCTTCCGCTGGACACTGCTGCGCTACGGCAACGCCCTGTTCCGCGCGGATGGGCTGAAAGCCACGGCACGGGCACCAAAAAACCTCGATGAGCGCTACCTGCACTGGTGCAACGGGCGTACCGGCATGCCGCTGGTGGACGCCAGCATGCGCGAAATGATGGCGACCGGCTGGATGTCCAATCGCGGCCGCCAGATAGTCGCGGCCTACCTGGTCAACGACCTGCAGCAGGACTGGCGCTACGGCGCGGCCTGGTTCGAGGAACACCTGCTGGACTACGACCCGGCGAGCAACTGGGGCAACTGGGCCTACCTCGCCGGCGTCGCCAGCGACCCGCGACGCGCCCTGGCCTTCAACGCCCTGCGCCAGGCTCGCCAGTACGATCCGGAAGCGACCTACGTCAGCCTCTGGCTGCCCGAGCTGCGCGGCCTGCCGATTGAACAGCGGCACACGCCGTTCATGCTCAGCGAACTCCAGTTCGCCGGGCTCGACTATCCGCGCCTGGAGCACATTCCGGAAACCTGGAAGCCCTATCTCTCCAGCGCGGCCTGA
- a CDS encoding N-acetylmuramoyl-L-alanine amidase has translation MKTLVLSLAFLLLGGCAGGLRIDDSQRSVSQSSRVQYVVLHYTSTNMENSLRLLTRDGVSSHYLIGDHPAKIYRLVDENRRAWHAGESEWQGRTWLNASTIGIELVNDGYREAPGGRVYQPYSDEQIDALILLLKDIVQRHNLPPGSIIGHSDIAPQRKVDPGPLFPWKRLADVGLVPWPDANAVAREQARFVAALPTVGWFQQQLLRQGYTTPQTGVLDKETRNVIAAFQMKYRQKLFDGQPDAETAALLLVLNGMRH, from the coding sequence ATGAAGACCCTCGTTCTGAGCCTTGCATTCCTACTGCTGGGTGGCTGCGCCGGCGGGCTGCGCATCGACGACAGCCAGCGCTCGGTGAGCCAGAGCAGTCGCGTGCAGTACGTGGTGCTGCACTACACCTCCACCAACATGGAGAACTCCCTGCGCCTGCTGACCCGCGACGGCGTCAGCAGCCATTACCTGATCGGCGACCACCCGGCGAAGATCTACCGCCTGGTGGACGAAAACCGCCGTGCCTGGCACGCCGGGGAAAGCGAATGGCAGGGCCGCACCTGGTTGAACGCCAGCACCATCGGCATCGAACTGGTCAACGATGGCTATCGCGAAGCCCCGGGTGGCCGGGTCTACCAGCCTTACAGCGACGAGCAGATCGATGCCCTGATCCTGCTGCTCAAGGACATCGTCCAGCGCCACAACCTGCCGCCGGGCAGCATCATCGGCCACAGCGACATCGCCCCCCAGCGCAAGGTCGATCCGGGCCCGCTGTTCCCCTGGAAGCGGCTGGCCGACGTCGGTCTCGTGCCCTGGCCGGATGCCAACGCGGTGGCCCGCGAGCAGGCGCGCTTCGTCGCGGCCCTGCCCACCGTCGGCTGGTTCCAGCAGCAGCTGCTGCGCCAGGGTTACACCACGCCGCAGACCGGCGTGCTGGACAAGGAAACCCGCAACGTCATCGCCGCCTTCCAGATGAAGTACCGCCAGAAGCTGTTCGACGGCCAGCCCGACGCCGAAACCGCCGCGTTGCTGCTGGTGCTCAATGGGATGCGGCACTGA
- a CDS encoding KinB sensor domain-containing domain: protein MRLRTRLFLSISALITVALVGLLLGLVSVTQIAGSRERLINQSFSTLDIGQRMRQHLGDQMVNLLGEEVDVAALQDAQQRFMEALKEGLDSTSDPQAHEHFEKIAASYQVFLDVVRQPASLRTTLLDQRETDRALDALRANLAELQRHSLSIVRTAETATRDRARMIAGLLGLVSGAVLLIGFITAQGIARRFGAPIDALAKAADQVGRGDFQVTLPLSPVNEMAALIRRFGLMTEALRLLKETNVEKLLGEQQRLKAVLDSIDDGLLILDRQGRIQHANPVAQRQLSWEEVPHGHLLSKALGRAELDEQAQRVLRGDPLEDEPEDLVVMAEAEQRLLSWRMVPVALEGGRVLGGVMVLRDVTEERAFERVRKEFVLRASHELRTPVTGMQMAFGLLNERLRFDPESREADLLATVDEEMQRLVRLINDLLDFSRYQSGVQALEREPCDLEELLCALRQRYSAQASERGIGIELELHPPLPRVKLDRLQIERALDNLVGNAIRHSPDGGQIRLQARRHGERVLLGVADDGDGVPYSQQARIFEPFVQVGHRKGGAGLGLALCKEIVQLHGGRVGLYSRPGQGAQFYMTLPV, encoded by the coding sequence ATGCGACTGCGCACGCGGCTGTTCCTGAGCATCTCGGCACTGATCACCGTCGCCCTCGTGGGCCTGTTGCTGGGGCTGGTCAGCGTGACCCAGATCGCCGGCTCCCGGGAGCGGCTGATCAACCAGTCTTTCTCGACCCTCGACATCGGCCAGCGTATGCGCCAGCACCTGGGCGACCAGATGGTCAACTTGCTGGGCGAGGAAGTGGACGTCGCGGCCCTGCAGGACGCCCAACAGAGGTTCATGGAGGCGCTGAAGGAAGGTCTGGATTCGACCTCCGATCCACAGGCCCACGAGCATTTCGAGAAGATCGCAGCGTCCTACCAGGTCTTCCTCGATGTCGTGCGCCAGCCTGCCAGCCTGCGCACGACCCTGCTGGACCAGCGCGAGACCGACCGCGCCCTCGACGCCCTGCGCGCCAACCTGGCGGAGCTGCAACGTCATTCCCTGTCCATCGTCAGGACGGCGGAAACGGCGACCCGTGACCGCGCCCGGATGATCGCCGGGCTGCTCGGGCTGGTCAGCGGCGCCGTGCTGTTGATCGGTTTCATCACCGCCCAGGGTATCGCCCGTCGCTTCGGTGCGCCGATCGACGCCCTGGCCAAGGCGGCCGACCAGGTGGGGCGGGGAGATTTCCAGGTCACCCTGCCGTTGTCGCCGGTGAACGAGATGGCTGCGCTGATCCGCCGCTTCGGCCTGATGACCGAGGCCCTGCGCCTGCTCAAGGAAACCAACGTGGAGAAACTGCTGGGCGAGCAACAGCGCCTCAAGGCGGTGCTCGACAGCATTGACGATGGCCTGCTGATCCTCGATCGCCAGGGACGCATCCAGCACGCGAATCCGGTGGCCCAGCGGCAGCTGTCCTGGGAGGAAGTGCCGCATGGCCACCTCCTGTCCAAGGCGCTCGGCCGAGCGGAACTGGACGAGCAGGCCCAGCGCGTACTGCGCGGCGATCCTCTGGAGGACGAGCCCGAGGACCTGGTGGTCATGGCCGAAGCCGAGCAGCGCCTGCTGAGCTGGCGCATGGTCCCGGTGGCGCTGGAGGGCGGGCGCGTGCTGGGCGGGGTGATGGTGCTGCGCGACGTGACCGAGGAGCGCGCCTTCGAACGGGTACGCAAGGAGTTCGTGCTGCGCGCCTCCCACGAACTGCGGACGCCGGTGACCGGCATGCAGATGGCCTTCGGTCTGCTCAACGAGCGGCTGCGCTTCGACCCGGAAAGCCGCGAGGCCGACCTGCTGGCAACCGTGGACGAAGAGATGCAGCGGCTGGTGCGGCTGATCAACGACCTGCTGGATTTCTCCCGTTACCAGAGCGGCGTGCAGGCCCTGGAGCGTGAACCCTGCGACCTGGAAGAACTGCTCTGTGCCTTGCGCCAGCGCTACAGCGCCCAGGCCAGCGAACGCGGTATCGGGATCGAGCTGGAACTGCACCCGCCGCTGCCACGGGTGAAGCTGGACCGCCTGCAGATCGAGCGGGCGCTGGACAACCTGGTGGGCAACGCAATCCGCCACAGCCCGGACGGCGGACAGATCCGCCTGCAGGCCCGGCGTCACGGCGAACGGGTGCTGCTAGGCGTGGCGGACGACGGCGACGGTGTGCCCTACAGCCAACAGGCGCGAATCTTCGAACCCTTCGTGCAGGTCGGCCACCGCAAGGGCGGCGCCGGCCTGGGCCTGGCGCTGTGCAAGGAGATCGTGCAGCTGCATGGCGGGCGCGTCGGCCTCTATTCACGGCCGGGGCAGGGGGCGCAGTTCTATATGACCTTGCCTGTGTGA
- a CDS encoding GGDEF domain-containing protein codes for MSDDAQRWKARYLENLEQQEKLEKRWDARLDLLRRGLVRSSLAAEGSDKAVDQCMQELREIIRGEQMDAGLAALIPRLEKAVLDSEQRRQQRVEQNVSALTGITSRLLALDLPRDVRKGLKQFAKRIDERARQSRELPAVLAELGVLQGQALQALAREDATVARPGLLQRLFGNGRDEPSAEAAPASAVPAAPQVQERSPAGEAAPRAEALPEPVDHPTPTDADPAATRPLPAPVEPAPAVPVSVAPARSSTLDSLPLAASILTGEGDPEYALPAQPEPGYSAIAPHVADSLRSLLDELDLPEHHQPQAALLRQRLEGGLNWYELVPVLDDFGVLVLAVTDNGHREFAGYLKQLNQRLALFLENLSAAQEGYAESLDSARALDDQLREHVSGLQASVQDATDLDHLKQSLEHRLDGLLDTMNRYQQQRSAREQEVGERLQVLMTRVAAMEDEARVFHDNLEVQRQKALQDPLTGLPNRAAWNERLEIEQARQQRYGGDLLLAVIDIDHFKRINDGFGHLAGDKVLKIIAGELSRRLRKTDFIARFGGEEFVLLLPSTPVDGGERLLENLRAAIEACPFHFKGERVSITLSAGLTTLMAGEPSDAAFQRADQALYRAKHQGRNRVELALVQPPSGGGEAGARGVPQPV; via the coding sequence ATGAGCGATGACGCCCAGCGCTGGAAAGCCAGATACCTGGAAAACCTCGAACAGCAGGAGAAGCTGGAGAAGCGCTGGGATGCCCGCCTCGACCTCCTGCGTCGCGGCCTGGTGCGCAGCTCCCTGGCGGCCGAGGGCTCCGACAAGGCAGTCGACCAGTGCATGCAGGAGCTGCGCGAAATCATCCGCGGCGAGCAGATGGACGCCGGCCTCGCGGCCCTGATTCCGCGCCTGGAAAAGGCCGTGCTGGACTCCGAGCAACGCCGCCAGCAGCGCGTGGAACAGAACGTCAGCGCCCTGACCGGCATCACCAGCCGCCTGCTTGCCCTTGACCTGCCCCGTGACGTGCGCAAGGGCCTCAAGCAGTTCGCCAAGCGCATCGACGAGCGTGCGCGCCAATCCCGCGAGCTGCCTGCAGTGCTGGCTGAATTGGGCGTGCTCCAGGGCCAGGCGCTGCAAGCGCTTGCCCGCGAAGACGCGACGGTCGCCAGGCCCGGCCTGCTGCAACGCCTGTTCGGCAACGGACGCGACGAGCCTTCGGCCGAAGCCGCCCCTGCGTCAGCCGTTCCTGCCGCTCCGCAAGTCCAGGAGCGTTCCCCGGCGGGCGAAGCCGCTCCCCGGGCCGAGGCCCTGCCCGAGCCGGTTGACCACCCGACGCCGACCGACGCAGATCCTGCTGCCACCCGCCCGCTGCCAGCGCCTGTCGAACCCGCGCCCGCAGTGCCCGTCTCGGTTGCCCCAGCGCGCAGCAGCACCCTCGACAGCCTGCCGCTGGCCGCCTCCATCCTGACCGGAGAGGGTGACCCCGAGTACGCCCTGCCGGCCCAGCCAGAGCCCGGCTACAGCGCCATCGCTCCCCACGTGGCCGACAGCCTGCGTTCACTGCTGGATGAGCTGGACCTGCCCGAACATCACCAGCCCCAGGCAGCATTGCTGCGCCAGCGCCTGGAGGGTGGGCTCAACTGGTACGAACTGGTGCCGGTGCTGGATGACTTCGGCGTGCTGGTGCTGGCGGTGACCGACAATGGTCACCGCGAGTTCGCCGGTTATCTCAAACAGCTCAACCAGCGGCTGGCGCTGTTCCTCGAAAACCTCAGCGCCGCCCAGGAAGGTTATGCCGAGTCGCTGGACAGCGCCCGCGCCCTGGACGACCAGCTGCGCGAACACGTCAGTGGCCTGCAGGCCAGCGTGCAGGACGCCACCGACCTCGACCATCTCAAGCAGAGCCTCGAGCATCGCCTCGACGGCTTGCTCGACACCATGAACCGCTACCAGCAACAACGCTCGGCCCGCGAGCAGGAAGTGGGCGAGCGCTTGCAGGTACTGATGACGCGGGTGGCAGCCATGGAAGACGAAGCCAGGGTCTTCCACGACAACCTCGAGGTCCAGCGCCAGAAGGCCCTGCAGGACCCCCTGACCGGCCTGCCCAACCGCGCTGCCTGGAACGAGCGCCTGGAGATCGAACAGGCGCGGCAGCAGCGCTACGGCGGCGACCTGCTGCTGGCGGTGATCGACATCGACCACTTCAAGCGCATCAACGACGGCTTCGGCCACCTGGCCGGCGACAAGGTGTTGAAGATCATCGCCGGCGAACTCAGCCGGCGCCTGCGCAAGACCGACTTCATCGCCCGCTTCGGTGGCGAGGAGTTCGTCCTGCTGCTGCCTTCCACCCCCGTGGACGGCGGCGAGCGATTGCTGGAGAACCTGCGTGCGGCCATCGAGGCCTGCCCCTTCCACTTCAAGGGCGAGCGGGTGTCCATCACCCTCTCCGCCGGGCTGACCACCCTGATGGCCGGTGAGCCCAGTGACGCCGCCTTCCAGCGTGCCGACCAGGCGCTCTATCGGGCCAAGCACCAGGGGCGAAACCGCGTCGAGCTGGCGCTGGTGCAGCCGCCGTCCGGAGGTGGCGAAGCCGGCGCGCGGGGCGTGCCTCAGCCGGTCTGA
- the algB gene encoding sigma-54-dependent response regulator transcription factor AlgB, producing MEQASENQGRILLVDDEAAILRTFRYCLEDEGYSVATAGSAAQAEAILQRQVFDLCFLDLRLGEDNGLDVLAQMRVQAPWMRVVIVTAHSAVDTAVDAMQAGAADYLVKPCSPDQLRMAAAKQLEMCQLTARLEALEGEMRRAGEGLASESPSMMTVLETARQVAGTDANILILGESGTGKGELARAIHGWSKRAKKSFVTVNCPSLSADLMESELFGHNRGAFTGASESTLGRVSQADGGTLFLDEIGDFPLSLQPKLLRFIQDKEYERVGDPVTRRADVRILAATNLDLEEMSRDGRFREDLLYRINVIALSLPPLRERHEDILDLAERFLARFVGDYGRPARAFSEAAISALQGYRWPGNVRELRNVIERASIICNQEVVDVSHLGLGDTPAANTPRVGGPLSLEELERAHIAGVLASSDTLDQAARTLGIDASTLYRKRKLYGL from the coding sequence ATGGAACAGGCAAGCGAGAACCAGGGACGAATTCTCTTGGTGGATGACGAAGCCGCCATCCTGCGCACTTTCCGTTACTGCCTCGAGGATGAGGGCTACAGCGTCGCCACGGCGGGCAGCGCGGCGCAGGCCGAGGCGATCCTGCAACGGCAGGTGTTCGACCTGTGCTTCCTCGACCTGCGCCTGGGCGAGGACAACGGCCTGGATGTGCTGGCGCAGATGCGCGTACAGGCGCCCTGGATGCGCGTGGTGATCGTCACCGCGCACTCGGCCGTGGATACGGCGGTGGACGCCATGCAGGCCGGCGCCGCCGACTACCTGGTCAAACCCTGCAGCCCGGACCAGTTGCGCATGGCTGCGGCCAAGCAGCTGGAAATGTGCCAGCTCACCGCGCGCCTGGAAGCCCTGGAGGGCGAGATGCGCCGCGCCGGTGAAGGCCTGGCGTCCGAGAGCCCGTCGATGATGACGGTGCTGGAAACCGCACGACAGGTGGCCGGCACCGACGCCAACATCCTCATCCTCGGCGAATCCGGCACTGGCAAGGGTGAGCTGGCCCGCGCCATCCACGGCTGGAGCAAGCGGGCGAAGAAGTCCTTCGTCACCGTCAACTGCCCTTCGCTGTCGGCAGACCTGATGGAAAGCGAGCTGTTCGGCCACAACCGCGGCGCCTTCACCGGGGCCAGCGAAAGCACCCTCGGCCGGGTCAGCCAGGCCGACGGCGGCACCCTGTTCCTCGATGAGATCGGCGACTTTCCCCTGAGCCTGCAGCCCAAGCTGCTGCGCTTCATCCAGGACAAGGAATACGAGCGTGTGGGCGACCCGGTGACCCGCCGTGCCGACGTGCGCATCCTCGCCGCCACCAACCTCGACCTGGAGGAGATGTCCCGCGACGGCCGCTTCCGCGAGGACCTGCTCTACCGCATCAATGTGATCGCCCTGAGCCTGCCGCCGCTGCGGGAGCGCCACGAAGACATCCTCGACCTCGCCGAGCGCTTCCTGGCGCGCTTCGTCGGCGACTACGGGCGCCCCGCGCGCGCCTTCAGTGAGGCGGCGATCTCGGCGCTGCAGGGTTACCGCTGGCCAGGCAATGTGCGAGAGCTGCGCAACGTGATCGAACGCGCCAGCATCATCTGCAACCAGGAGGTGGTGGACGTCAGCCACCTGGGGTTGGGCGACACGCCCGCCGCCAACACGCCGCGAGTGGGTGGGCCCCTGAGCCTGGAGGAACTGGAGCGGGCGCATATCGCCGGGGTGCTGGCCAGCAGCGACACCCTGGACCAGGCCGCCCGCACCCTCGGCATCGACGCTTCCACCCTGTACCGCAAGCGCAAGCTCTACGGCCTCTGA
- a CDS encoding Ivy family c-type lysozyme inhibitor, producing the protein MECLDKVPVAWRADLAGPSALAADRDAQHRLNELPGSDPGYRETWQESVEDKGDRFLVGELCEARSCCNQHRYVAFSWNKDAVRGLYVQVPDGLPSGKSPSRHASFRWLGEPDDEVRRILDEQLKADPNWYRDQREPGPPMGRGTRGPGCSASSGAA; encoded by the coding sequence ATGGAATGCCTGGACAAGGTGCCGGTCGCCTGGCGCGCGGATTTGGCCGGCCCCTCGGCGCTGGCCGCCGACAGGGATGCCCAGCATCGGCTCAACGAATTGCCTGGCAGTGATCCCGGGTATCGGGAGACCTGGCAGGAGAGTGTGGAAGACAAGGGCGACAGGTTCCTGGTGGGCGAGCTCTGCGAAGCGAGGAGTTGCTGCAACCAGCACCGCTATGTCGCCTTCAGCTGGAACAAGGACGCCGTCCGGGGACTCTATGTGCAGGTACCGGATGGATTGCCGTCCGGTAAGTCGCCCAGTCGACATGCCAGTTTCCGCTGGCTCGGCGAGCCGGATGACGAAGTCCGGCGCATCCTCGACGAGCAATTGAAGGCGGACCCGAACTGGTATCGAGACCAGAGGGAACCAGGCCCGCCGATGGGCCGAGGGACCAGGGGGCCGGGTTGTTCCGCGTCGTCAGGAGCGGCGTGA